From the genome of Blautia hydrogenotrophica DSM 10507:
ATTAGTAGAATTTGTGGTACCGGCAGTGATACCAGCATTTTTGAGCTTGTATTTTGATTTCTTTGATGGATTTATTCAGGCCTATGTATTTGTATTCTTGACCTCATTGTTTATCAGTGAAGCTATAGAATAGAATACGGCTGTTGTTGAGAAGACAGCTGCAATTTAGAGAACGCAGGCGGTCCTGTCTGGTCTGCCGGCAAATCAGGCAAAAGATATTATTATTTTAGGAGGAAAAAAGTTATGTCTACAATGTTGATTGCAATCGGAGCGGCGCTTGCTGTACTTACAGGTATCGGAGCAGGAGTGGGAATTTCAAAGGCAACTGCAACGGCAGTGGATGCAATTGCGAGACAGCCGGAGGCAGAAGGTAAGATCAGATCTACTTTGCTACTGGGCTGTGCTCTGGCAGAGGCAACCGCGATCTATGGTTTTGTTATCGCTTTGTTGATTATTATTATGTTATAAGAAAGGCGGGTGAGATAGGTGATTCAGCTTAATATCAACCTACTCTTCACCATCATCAACCTGCTGGTTTTGTATTTTTTGATGAAGAGATTTTTGATTGGCCCGATCATGAGAGTCATGGACCAGCGCCAGACAATGATCGAAGAAGGACTTGAAAATGCCCGAAACAGTCAGAAAGAGGCAGAAGAATTAAAAGTGAAGTATGATGAGAATCTGCAGCATGTACATGTGGAGTGCGAGGCGATTTTGGAAGATGCCAAGAAGAGAGCTCAAAAGGAGTCAGAGCGTATGCTCCAGGAAGCACAAAACACTGCGCAGCAGATTCAGGTAAAAGCTCGGGAGGATATCCAAAGAGAGAAAGACCAGACTGTGAAGGAATTGCAGACTCAGGTGGCTCAGCTTGCTTTGGCGGCTGCTATGAAGGTCAGCGGGGACAAGAGCAGTCAAGAGCAGGATTTAGAGCTATACGATCAATTTTTGAAAAAAGCAGGTGGTGCCTATGGTACAGACAACCATTAGTTATGTAAAAGTTCTGTATGAACTGGGAATGGAGCTGTCTGTGATCCAAGAGGCGGAGAGAATTCTGAACGATGTTCCGCAAATTCAGGGGGTATTGGGAAATCCGACAATCTCCCGTGAGGCAAAGGATAGAGCCATCTCTAGAATTTTTCCAAAGGAAATTCAGAATTTTATCAAAGTCGTGAACGTTCATGGAAAGACGGCATTGCTCCAGGAGATCTTTCAAGGATATGAGGAATATAGGAAAAAATGCCAGGAAATCATGACGGCCAGGCTTATCTATGTGACCAAACCTACCCAGAAACAGATGGATGAAATGAAACAGTTTTTGTGTAACCATTTCGGAAAAAAGCAGGTGCTCTTGGAATTGATAGAGGACCCGTCTTTGCTGGGAGGGTTTATTTTGCAGGCGGACGACCATGAG
Proteins encoded in this window:
- the atpF gene encoding F0F1 ATP synthase subunit B, which gives rise to MIQLNINLLFTIINLLVLYFLMKRFLIGPIMRVMDQRQTMIEEGLENARNSQKEAEELKVKYDENLQHVHVECEAILEDAKKRAQKESERMLQEAQNTAQQIQVKAREDIQREKDQTVKELQTQVAQLALAAAMKVSGDKSSQEQDLELYDQFLKKAGGAYGTDNH
- the atpH gene encoding ATP synthase F1 subunit delta, which gives rise to MVQTTISYVKVLYELGMELSVIQEAERILNDVPQIQGVLGNPTISREAKDRAISRIFPKEIQNFIKVVNVHGKTALLQEIFQGYEEYRKKCQEIMTARLIYVTKPTQKQMDEMKQFLCNHFGKKQVLLELIEDPSLLGGFILQADDHEYDWSLRARYQRLGEKLMRR